The nucleotide sequence GTAGTCGCCTCGCAGCAGATCGGCAACGGACCAAATGAAAGAAGAAAGGTTTTGCTGGTTCATATGGTCAATCGGTTCCTGTGTGCATTTCTTTCGTTGAATTCCATCATTTCGACCTCCGCGATACTGGCTTAGCCACGGAGTCGAGCAGCTTCTGCAGATCTTTTCTGCGGAACAGACGATAGTTGTTCATCGGGTTGATTTGGACTGGGATTTTCCCGTGCTTAGCCCAAGTCCGAAGTGTGTTCTGGCTGACGCCCAAAAACTCCGCTGCCTCTGCCGTCTTCAGGTACTCGCTTAGCTTTTCAGTCATTTGCTTCCCTGTCGGTCGAGGGAGACGGTTGAATCGCATCAGACTCAAAGGGTAGCAAAGTCTGCAGACGGATTCGATCACAGAGAGAACTGTTTGTCTTCCGCAAACCGAAATTTTCGTTGCCCTGCCATATCCGGCGACAGAAAAGACTCGACTACCCAATGTCCGCACCCCTAGAGTTGAGTAAGGGCCAACTCAAGGGCTCTCTTCACGTCGGCATTTGATGGACTCTTCGCGCCGCGAATCTTCGCGATGACCTCCCCTGCTTCCGTTTTAATCGTCTTCGAAAAAATTCGTTCTTTGGACTGTTTCTTTCGACCCGACTTCCTCTGCTTTGTCGCCGCTGACACTCGCTTCTGCGCTTCTGCGGCCGAGATCCCTTTGGTACGCGCTTCCTCAATGAAGGCCGCCTGTTCCTCTTTGTCTTTCAGTCGGG is from Crateriforma conspicua and encodes:
- a CDS encoding MerR family transcriptional regulator, with the protein product MRFNRLPRPTGKQMTEKLSEYLKTAEAAEFLGVSQNTLRTWAKHGKIPVQINPMNNYRLFRRKDLQKLLDSVAKPVSRRSK